One window of the Bradyrhizobium sp. NP1 genome contains the following:
- a CDS encoding sodium:solute symporter family protein: protein MPEHFIMLAIVGAYMLTVVLIGLLANRWNTNSSLYMVAGKSSGALVIGTALASEFSGLGGTVGTAADAFKNGLGSSLNIITASVGFAIFAFFVAPKFKAIGTDTISSIIGSVYGYANKRLASFLLIITMLLVSVGLYVGAASTLAPILGVPRVTAILVVGVVGVVVVAIGGMRGVLWINVLDVVLIVVGILTSAIVGIVYVGGFSRLHAALPAEMFDMTSVGWSQILTWLVANVTAIVATQYVIQVLASSSSPRTAKHSSIIAAIILVPLGLGEALVGMCAAVAAPHIHPAEAYGWFASQSNPFVGSLMVMGLGATMMGTLSAVTHAATALALRDFYVGLFRPSASDGDVLRFARISNVVFSILPLFLAIFTPTLLSLLFFGRGLRGTLGVIVLCALFFPTSLGTKAVAVCISVSIVLSTIWYLLGDPFGVNNVLVAVGIPTVVAILFSCRNKLRSSPVPVVQ from the coding sequence ATGCCTGAACACTTCATCATGCTGGCGATCGTTGGCGCATATATGCTCACGGTCGTTCTGATTGGCCTCCTTGCCAATCGATGGAATACGAACTCCTCGCTCTACATGGTCGCGGGAAAATCGTCAGGCGCGCTTGTGATCGGCACGGCACTGGCTTCTGAATTCTCGGGCCTTGGCGGAACAGTCGGAACCGCGGCGGATGCTTTCAAGAACGGGCTTGGCTCTAGTTTGAACATCATAACAGCCTCTGTCGGTTTCGCGATCTTTGCTTTCTTTGTTGCTCCAAAATTCAAGGCCATTGGTACCGATACTATCTCTTCCATCATCGGGTCCGTCTATGGATACGCAAACAAGAGACTTGCGTCGTTCCTGTTGATCATCACGATGCTGCTTGTCAGCGTCGGATTGTATGTTGGTGCTGCATCGACCCTGGCGCCCATTCTTGGAGTACCGCGTGTCACGGCGATCCTGGTTGTCGGAGTCGTTGGTGTGGTCGTTGTTGCGATCGGCGGAATGCGAGGCGTGCTATGGATCAACGTCCTGGACGTCGTCCTTATCGTCGTTGGTATTTTGACGTCGGCAATTGTTGGCATTGTTTATGTCGGGGGATTTTCCAGGCTGCATGCAGCCTTGCCGGCCGAGATGTTCGATATGACGAGTGTCGGCTGGTCGCAAATCTTAACCTGGCTTGTTGCAAACGTCACAGCCATTGTCGCCACGCAGTATGTCATACAGGTGCTAGCATCGAGCAGCAGCCCTCGCACGGCGAAGCACAGCAGCATTATCGCCGCCATCATTTTGGTGCCGCTCGGTCTTGGCGAGGCATTGGTGGGAATGTGCGCGGCTGTCGCTGCTCCACATATTCATCCGGCGGAGGCTTACGGCTGGTTCGCTTCGCAGTCGAATCCGTTTGTCGGCAGTCTGATGGTCATGGGACTTGGCGCGACTATGATGGGAACGTTATCGGCAGTGACACACGCGGCGACTGCGCTGGCGCTGAGAGATTTCTATGTGGGCCTTTTCAGGCCGAGCGCGTCGGATGGGGACGTATTGCGGTTCGCCCGGATTTCAAATGTTGTATTCTCTATCCTGCCACTCTTTCTCGCGATTTTCACGCCGACGCTGCTTTCATTGCTGTTCTTTGGCCGGGGATTACGCGGTACGCTCGGGGTGATCGTGCTGTGCGCGCTGTTTTTTCCGACTTCTCTGGGTACGAAGGCGGTTGCGGTCTGCATATCGGTGTCGATTGTGCTTTCGACCATATGGTATCTGCTCGGAGACCCGTTTGGCGTTAACAACGTCTTGGTCGCAGTCGGCATACCGACGGTGGTTGCAATCCTGTTCAGCTGCAGGAACAAGCTGAGAAGCTCACCGGTTCCAGTTGTGCAGTAG
- a CDS encoding hydroxyacid dehydrogenase has protein sequence MAPEPSGEALRRVLPEAEFLVVRTPLPADLLAMPHQLRGIVRHGTGLDMIPVAAATRQGIPVANVPGANAQAVAEYVVGSFFQLARRFSALDHTLRKAGWPASRKLSENAIELAGRTVGIIGVGYIGSRIARICDAGLGMTVLGYQPRTTDFPEYVRSVQIDELLAQSDFVTLNCPLLPDTRHLIDARRIGLMKRTAFLVNAARGEIVDENVLATALREHAIAGAAVDVYAEQPLAPSHPFLTLDNVLLTPHAASLTRESGRQMSVGTARRLLQLMKGERPLNLVNPEVWATWPYRL, from the coding sequence GTGGCTCCCGAGCCATCCGGTGAGGCGCTGCGCCGCGTCTTGCCGGAGGCGGAGTTCCTTGTTGTCCGTACTCCGCTGCCAGCCGATCTGCTTGCAATGCCGCATCAGCTGCGGGGCATCGTGCGCCACGGAACCGGTCTGGACATGATTCCAGTTGCGGCTGCGACGCGGCAGGGCATTCCCGTAGCCAATGTTCCGGGCGCAAACGCTCAAGCCGTGGCGGAATACGTGGTTGGCAGCTTCTTCCAGCTTGCGCGCCGTTTTTCCGCTCTTGACCATACGCTGCGCAAGGCCGGCTGGCCCGCCTCACGCAAGTTGTCTGAAAACGCAATTGAGCTTGCCGGACGAACGGTTGGCATCATTGGCGTGGGGTATATTGGCAGTCGCATCGCGAGGATCTGTGACGCGGGGCTTGGCATGACCGTATTGGGCTATCAGCCGCGAACGACCGATTTTCCGGAGTATGTGAGAAGCGTTCAGATAGACGAGCTGCTCGCTCAAAGCGACTTCGTCACGCTCAATTGCCCGCTGTTGCCGGATACCCGTCACCTGATTGACGCGCGCCGAATTGGCCTGATGAAAAGGACGGCTTTTCTTGTAAATGCGGCGCGCGGCGAAATCGTCGACGAGAACGTCCTCGCGACGGCGCTGCGCGAGCATGCGATCGCTGGTGCTGCGGTGGACGTCTACGCCGAGCAGCCTTTGGCGCCGTCGCACCCGTTCCTGACCCTCGACAATGTCTTGCTCACTCCGCACGCAGCATCGCTCACTCGGGAGAGCGGACGGCAGATGAGCGTCGGCACCGCCCGGCGGCTTCTGCAGTTGATGAAGGGGGAGCGTCCGCTCAACCTCGTCAATCCGGAGGTTTGGGCGACATGGCCTTACCGTCTCTAA
- a CDS encoding mandelate racemase/muconate lactonizing enzyme family protein: MMRHRASSLKIVDIRGIATSFPVQQSVTLGIGRAVKRDALIVKVTTESDLVGWGESHHGRAPGAIAQLINTTLRQLVLGMDASDVVGIWNRIYIRQLMSHGMGQACAMAMSGLDQALWDIRGKAVGWPLYRLLGGAARPVPAYAGGISLGFQPSGELVEEALALKEQGYRAIKLRFGDGATRDIERLVAVHKALGDSMSIMVDANTSYTIADVRAVMPAMSEHGVLWLEEPFAPHDYRSYRTAATLGATPLAAGENHFTRFEFSRLIEEGAVQIIQPDLSKAGGITEVQRIAAMASAEKLSINPHTLASGLNMAASIHCLCAIDNSGYFEADVARENLFRDQLTSGLEKLDAEGCVHPPEGPGLGIEVDEEFLTAHPLIDGPAYV, encoded by the coding sequence ATGATGCGCCATCGTGCTTCTAGCCTGAAGATCGTTGACATAAGAGGCATCGCGACCTCCTTTCCGGTGCAGCAAAGCGTCACCCTGGGAATCGGACGGGCCGTCAAACGAGACGCGCTAATCGTGAAAGTCACGACAGAAAGCGATCTTGTTGGTTGGGGTGAATCGCATCACGGCCGGGCCCCTGGAGCGATTGCGCAGTTGATCAATACCACTCTTCGTCAACTCGTGCTCGGGATGGATGCCTCTGATGTCGTCGGGATCTGGAACCGCATCTACATTCGGCAGCTCATGAGCCACGGAATGGGTCAAGCCTGCGCCATGGCTATGAGCGGTCTTGACCAGGCCTTGTGGGATATCCGTGGCAAGGCCGTGGGCTGGCCGCTCTATCGGTTGCTTGGAGGAGCGGCTCGGCCTGTGCCAGCCTACGCCGGCGGCATCTCGCTGGGCTTTCAACCTTCGGGAGAACTCGTCGAGGAGGCGCTTGCGTTGAAGGAGCAGGGATATCGGGCCATTAAACTCCGTTTTGGTGATGGTGCTACCCGAGATATCGAGCGGCTCGTCGCCGTACACAAGGCGCTCGGTGATTCCATGTCGATCATGGTGGATGCGAACACCAGCTATACGATCGCGGACGTGAGAGCCGTGATGCCGGCAATGAGTGAACATGGCGTATTGTGGCTCGAAGAGCCATTCGCGCCGCACGATTATCGCAGCTATCGGACGGCGGCCACGCTTGGCGCGACGCCGTTGGCGGCAGGGGAAAACCACTTCACTCGCTTCGAGTTCAGCCGGCTGATAGAAGAGGGCGCGGTTCAGATCATCCAGCCTGATTTGTCGAAAGCAGGGGGGATCACTGAGGTCCAGCGGATCGCAGCAATGGCTTCGGCCGAGAAGCTGTCCATTAATCCCCATACGCTTGCAAGTGGTCTCAACATGGCAGCGAGCATCCACTGTCTTTGTGCAATCGATAATTCTGGCTACTTCGAGGCTGATGTGGCCAGGGAAAATCTCTTTCGCGACCAGTTGACCAGCGGGCTCGAAAAGCTCGATGCGGAGGGTTGTGTGCATCCTCCGGAAGGACCGGGGCTCGGTATCGAGGTGGATGAGGAGTTCTTGACTGCGCATCCATTGATCGACGGGCCCGCCTACGTGTAA
- a CDS encoding GntR family transcriptional regulator: MREPVRGGAALIHHSGPGEKMRSTQYMDISSEFLLSDKAPKTLSEAVYLRLRHDILSGELKPGTKLRFADLTNRYGAAMGTLRESLSRLTADRLVVAEGQRGFRVPPISLNELWDITQLRIEIETVALSESIKAGTSDWEADVLAALHRLLKLEGPRKAKPALLTEKGAFLHKRFHMSLVNASPSIWRLRVIEVLYDQSERYRRLQTSYLSGMLNSAQEHQAMADAAISRDTKTATRLLKIHLSKTAEMLASLTELWVEH; the protein is encoded by the coding sequence ATGAGAGAGCCTGTTCGCGGTGGGGCGGCATTGATTCATCACTCTGGACCGGGTGAGAAGATGCGTTCAACGCAATATATGGACATCTCGTCGGAGTTCCTGTTGTCGGATAAGGCGCCGAAGACTTTGTCGGAGGCGGTTTACCTGCGCTTACGCCACGACATCCTGAGCGGCGAGTTGAAGCCGGGCACAAAGTTGCGGTTTGCCGATCTGACGAATCGTTACGGTGCTGCAATGGGAACGTTGCGCGAGTCCCTCTCTCGTTTGACGGCGGATCGACTCGTCGTTGCAGAAGGGCAAAGAGGCTTCCGTGTGCCTCCCATTTCGCTCAACGAACTTTGGGACATCACGCAACTGCGCATCGAAATCGAGACGGTCGCGTTATCCGAGTCCATCAAGGCCGGTACCTCCGATTGGGAAGCCGACGTTCTCGCTGCGCTTCATCGGCTTCTGAAGCTTGAGGGGCCGCGCAAGGCAAAGCCGGCTCTTCTCACCGAGAAGGGCGCATTTCTGCACAAGAGATTCCATATGTCGCTTGTAAACGCGAGCCCCTCGATTTGGCGGCTGCGTGTGATTGAGGTCCTCTATGACCAGTCGGAGCGCTATCGACGACTGCAGACTTCCTACCTTTCGGGCATGCTAAACTCCGCACAAGAGCATCAGGCCATGGCGGACGCGGCGATTTCTCGAGACACGAAGACGGCGACACGGCTGCTCAAAATTCATTTGTCAAAGACCGCAGAAATGTTGGCGTCACTAACCGAGTTGTGGGTGGAGCATTAG
- a CDS encoding ABC transporter substrate-binding protein, which yields MKMDRRTLLLRSSGAIASAIASPYVIGAARAASNELVFAGFGGDYQAGQAKAFFEPFEKETGIKVIQTTGVDLAKLQAQVKSDSLEWDVLSLPDRLRYTAVHDGLLMPLDYGVIDAKKIMPQLVTEYAVGGVTIPMLLTYSTKDFSPDKAPRTWADFWNVEGLPGQRGMYNGAVYTLEFALIADGVPKDKLYPLDVDRAFKSLDKIKSKLVWWSQMSQPGPLLKSGEVKVTPWVRSISFMLAGEPIGISYEGAALTLEAWVVPKGTKKAANAMKFINFALQPKNQAELTKYIAYGPTHADAMQFVDAKVKPYLSSNPENAAKGFLLSGDYWGPNLAKLTERWNEWQLK from the coding sequence ATGAAAATGGACCGTCGGACGCTGTTGCTGAGAAGCTCGGGAGCCATAGCTTCCGCCATCGCCTCGCCTTACGTCATCGGAGCTGCGCGCGCTGCAAGCAATGAGCTGGTGTTTGCCGGTTTCGGCGGCGATTATCAGGCAGGCCAGGCGAAGGCCTTCTTCGAGCCCTTCGAAAAGGAAACGGGCATCAAGGTTATCCAGACCACAGGTGTCGACCTCGCCAAGTTACAAGCGCAGGTCAAGTCGGACTCTCTCGAATGGGACGTGCTGTCTCTCCCGGACCGCCTGCGATATACGGCCGTGCACGACGGTTTGTTGATGCCGCTCGACTATGGCGTGATCGATGCCAAGAAGATCATGCCTCAGCTGGTGACTGAATATGCCGTAGGGGGAGTGACGATTCCAATGTTGCTTACCTACAGCACCAAGGACTTTTCCCCCGACAAGGCGCCTCGTACCTGGGCTGACTTTTGGAATGTTGAGGGGCTGCCCGGCCAGCGCGGAATGTACAATGGAGCCGTGTACACGCTGGAGTTTGCGCTCATCGCGGACGGCGTGCCAAAGGACAAGCTTTATCCGCTTGATGTGGACCGGGCGTTCAAGAGTCTCGACAAGATCAAGTCGAAGCTCGTGTGGTGGTCGCAGATGTCTCAGCCTGGGCCGTTACTGAAGAGCGGCGAGGTCAAGGTCACGCCCTGGGTGCGTTCGATCTCGTTCATGCTGGCTGGCGAGCCCATCGGCATCAGCTATGAAGGCGCGGCGTTGACGTTGGAGGCGTGGGTGGTGCCAAAGGGAACGAAGAAAGCGGCCAATGCGATGAAGTTCATCAACTTCGCGCTTCAGCCAAAAAACCAGGCTGAGCTCACGAAGTACATTGCCTACGGACCAACGCACGCCGATGCGATGCAGTTCGTCGATGCAAAAGTGAAGCCCTACCTCTCGTCCAATCCCGAAAACGCGGCAAAGGGGTTCCTGCTGAGCGGCGACTATTGGGGGCCTAATCTCGCCAAGCTGACCGAGCGCTGGAACGAGTGGCAATTGAAGTAG
- a CDS encoding RidA family protein translates to MTSIEDKLRELNLELPQPPKPVGNYRPARRVGNLVFTSGQTARLNGVRRYVGKVGKEVSPGDAYLSARDAALNCLACVKSVVGSLDRVSGVVKATGFVNCIEGFERQPDVINGASDLIEKLWGEAGAHARSAIGVNALPSNVSVELELIVEVE, encoded by the coding sequence GTGACCAGTATCGAAGACAAATTGCGAGAGCTGAACCTTGAGTTGCCTCAGCCGCCGAAGCCGGTCGGCAATTATCGGCCTGCACGTCGCGTTGGTAACCTGGTTTTCACGTCCGGCCAGACGGCGCGGCTGAATGGAGTACGTCGATACGTCGGCAAGGTGGGCAAGGAAGTGTCGCCGGGGGACGCCTATTTGTCCGCGCGCGATGCAGCGCTCAACTGTCTTGCTTGCGTAAAATCGGTGGTCGGCAGCCTCGATCGGGTCAGCGGCGTCGTGAAGGCGACCGGGTTCGTCAACTGTATCGAAGGCTTCGAGCGTCAACCGGATGTCATCAACGGGGCGTCCGACCTCATAGAGAAGCTTTGGGGTGAAGCCGGCGCGCATGCGCGGTCTGCGATCGGTGTCAACGCGCTGCCGTCCAATGTCTCGGTCGAACTTGAGTTGATTGTCGAAGTTGAATGA
- a CDS encoding ABC transporter ATP-binding protein, which produces MDGASLEVSNLIKTFGRGRVVDDVSFSLPAGGLLTLLGPSGSGKTTTMRMVAGFETPTSGDVRVDGDSIVDLSAHRRNIGVVFQQYALFPHLSVFENVAYPLEMRRIGRAQIKQRVEAALETVRLGGFEARRPKQLSGGQQQRVALARALVFQPRLLLMDEPLGALDKRLRELMQVEIRQLQQKLGITTISVTHDQVEALVMSDLVAVLDGGRLQQLGPPLEVYQRPANRFVADFLGESNLLSGSCQTGADGQVRFISAKGLASEVGGATTVEGPACVVIRPEHIVIGREAERLPNICHAKIRDALYIGDLVKYRVVTESGEELTAKALAGVAISWRVGEEVPVGWRSEHCLTVAQ; this is translated from the coding sequence ATGGACGGCGCTTCGCTTGAGGTCAGCAACCTGATCAAGACCTTCGGCCGGGGTCGGGTCGTCGATGATGTTTCCTTTTCCCTGCCCGCAGGGGGACTTCTGACACTGCTCGGTCCTAGCGGCTCGGGTAAGACGACGACCATGCGCATGGTCGCCGGGTTTGAAACACCCACGTCCGGTGATGTGAGGGTGGATGGCGACAGCATCGTCGATCTATCCGCGCACCGTCGCAACATAGGGGTCGTCTTCCAACAGTACGCACTGTTTCCGCACCTGAGCGTATTTGAGAATGTTGCCTATCCCCTGGAGATGCGCCGGATCGGCCGTGCGCAGATAAAGCAGCGGGTCGAAGCTGCACTCGAGACGGTGCGTCTCGGCGGATTCGAAGCGCGTCGACCCAAACAGCTTTCCGGCGGTCAGCAGCAGCGCGTCGCACTCGCGCGAGCATTGGTCTTCCAGCCGCGACTTCTTCTCATGGATGAGCCGCTGGGTGCGCTCGACAAGCGGCTGCGCGAACTCATGCAGGTCGAGATCCGTCAGCTGCAGCAAAAGCTGGGGATCACGACGATCTCCGTTACGCACGATCAGGTCGAGGCACTCGTCATGTCCGATCTGGTTGCAGTGCTGGACGGTGGTCGATTGCAGCAGCTCGGACCGCCGCTGGAGGTTTATCAACGCCCCGCAAACCGCTTTGTCGCGGATTTCCTCGGGGAGTCGAATCTGCTCTCGGGCTCCTGCCAAACCGGCGCCGATGGCCAGGTTCGCTTCATATCGGCAAAGGGATTGGCAAGCGAGGTTGGCGGCGCCACGACTGTTGAGGGACCTGCGTGCGTGGTGATTCGGCCCGAGCACATCGTCATCGGTCGTGAGGCGGAACGGCTCCCGAACATCTGCCATGCGAAGATCCGCGATGCCCTCTATATCGGAGATCTCGTCAAATACCGCGTGGTGACGGAATCGGGCGAGGAGCTGACAGCCAAGGCGCTGGCCGGTGTCGCAATATCGTGGCGGGTGGGCGAGGAGGTACCAGTCGGATGGAGGTCGGAGCACTGCCTGACAGTTGCTCAATGA
- a CDS encoding ABC transporter permease, producing MLLGLPALLLLALFLVPLANVVWGSLFTPHLTFSNYARMGSSSVYLNVFWQTLQIAVLTTVACIALGYPAALFLARQNESLRNVLMLCVIVPFFLSTLVRNYIWIALLQRSGLVNRLLLEWGLISEPLPLMYNKFGVVLVMTNMLLPYTILPILSTLLAIPSSLYDASASLGGNALRTFVRVTLPLSLSGVAAGGLLVFIVSLGFFITPALVGGPKQMMISNLVDFNVREVLNWPFAFALANVLLWGTLVLYFVYARLVEGRLPRAGFL from the coding sequence GTGCTCCTTGGGCTGCCAGCATTGCTCCTGCTGGCTCTTTTCCTTGTCCCGCTTGCCAACGTTGTATGGGGGAGCCTCTTTACGCCGCACCTCACGTTCAGCAACTACGCGCGGATGGGCTCCTCATCCGTCTATTTGAATGTCTTCTGGCAGACACTGCAGATTGCCGTATTGACGACGGTGGCCTGCATCGCACTCGGATATCCGGCGGCACTTTTCCTGGCGCGGCAGAACGAGTCCTTGCGGAACGTTCTGATGCTTTGCGTGATCGTTCCCTTCTTCCTCAGCACGTTGGTCCGGAACTACATCTGGATCGCGCTGCTGCAGCGCTCCGGACTGGTGAATCGTTTGCTGCTGGAATGGGGTTTGATCAGCGAACCGCTACCCCTGATGTACAACAAATTCGGAGTGGTCCTGGTCATGACCAACATGCTGCTGCCTTACACAATCCTGCCGATTCTGAGCACCCTGCTTGCCATACCGTCATCTCTGTATGACGCGTCCGCGAGCCTGGGTGGCAATGCGCTCCGTACTTTCGTTCGTGTAACGCTGCCGCTCAGCCTGTCCGGCGTAGCCGCGGGAGGATTGCTCGTGTTCATCGTCTCGCTCGGATTTTTCATCACGCCGGCGCTGGTCGGCGGTCCGAAGCAGATGATGATTTCGAACCTGGTCGATTTCAACGTGAGGGAAGTGCTCAATTGGCCGTTCGCCTTTGCGCTCGCCAACGTGCTCTTGTGGGGTACGCTTGTCCTTTATTTTGTCTACGCGCGGCTCGTTGAGGGACGCCTCCCACGCGCGGGTTTCCTGTGA